The Bacillota bacterium genome has a window encoding:
- a CDS encoding YggS family pyridoxal phosphate-dependent enzyme codes for MSRIRENFMKVRERIEKARQNSRFPVGDVALVVVTKNADVASIREVVACGVDILGENRVQEAYPKITTLGSGVSWHMIGHLQTNKVKRAIELFDVIQSLDSVRLAEALNITAAKLGKKVKAFVEVKVSHEATKFGFPREEVLAFLEQAAHYDHIEIEGLMAMAPYFGDPEAARPYFAMARDLFHKARETKFPWISMKYLSMGMSHDFEVAISEGANMVRIGRAIFSGDTT; via the coding sequence ATGTCAAGAATCAGAGAAAACTTTATGAAAGTGAGAGAACGAATAGAGAAAGCCCGGCAAAATTCTCGCTTCCCGGTCGGCGATGTCGCCCTTGTAGTGGTCACGAAAAATGCGGATGTGGCCTCCATCAGGGAGGTTGTGGCCTGCGGCGTGGATATTCTGGGAGAGAACAGGGTGCAGGAGGCATACCCGAAGATAACAACGCTTGGGTCCGGCGTCAGTTGGCACATGATAGGGCATCTACAAACTAATAAGGTGAAACGCGCCATCGAACTGTTTGATGTGATTCAATCCCTTGATAGCGTAAGGCTTGCCGAGGCCCTCAATATCACTGCTGCGAAGCTCGGGAAAAAGGTCAAGGCCTTTGTTGAAGTCAAGGTATCTCACGAAGCCACGAAATTTGGCTTCCCGCGTGAAGAAGTTCTCGCGTTTTTGGAACAGGCCGCGCATTATGATCACATTGAAATCGAAGGGCTTATGGCCATGGCTCCGTATTTCGGCGACCCTGAAGCAGCAAGGCCATATTTTGCTATGGCCCGGGATCTTTTTCATAAAGCGCGTGAGACGAAATTCCCCTGGATTTCGATGAAGTACCTCTCAATGGGAATGAGTCATGATTTTGAAGTCGCTATTTCAGAAGGGGCGAATATGGTGAGAATTGGCAGGGCGATCTTTTCAGGGGATACAACATAG